From Arcticibacter tournemirensis, one genomic window encodes:
- a CDS encoding family 43 glycosylhydrolase translates to MNKIKITILKYAVVLFVAAILAGCNKELTVIEKQAYEAPKFFNPVVKPSLFNSSVLRTWDGWFYAYGSEENWVGAGGNRLMPVMKSADMVTWTYQRNIFNARPSWSTGAMTSPDVVEIERRYYVYYSFASASSTSPKPSIALATSVTPMGPFVEREDMEDMGTKPGNLFDTDSVDTPNPRHPFFFQEENGDKYLFYTSNVAGDVKSAVYCLPLSASGQRIPDFTSMKKVASADFDGVLIQKKDNFYYLFGTRVNGNSSTIIVGRSANLLGPYVDKTGGDLMVGTNGTIFAEANALFSSPGHNSKIFTDKSKEDWIMFHVIDSRDPKFTNNLDKKPLVLARIVWNNGWPELVSDYLTEKELIGPNFY, encoded by the coding sequence ATGAACAAAATAAAAATAACAATTCTCAAATATGCCGTGGTTCTTTTCGTGGCGGCTATTCTTGCAGGTTGTAATAAGGAGCTAACAGTAATTGAAAAGCAAGCTTACGAAGCTCCTAAATTTTTTAACCCGGTCGTTAAACCGTCGTTATTTAACTCTTCTGTACTGAGGACCTGGGACGGTTGGTTTTATGCCTATGGCTCGGAAGAAAACTGGGTGGGTGCCGGTGGGAACAGGTTGATGCCGGTGATGAAATCGGCCGATATGGTCACCTGGACATACCAACGCAACATATTCAACGCCAGGCCAAGTTGGAGTACGGGTGCTATGACCTCTCCGGATGTAGTAGAAATCGAACGCAGGTATTATGTATACTATTCATTCGCATCGGCTTCTTCTACGAGTCCGAAGCCCAGTATCGCTCTTGCTACATCCGTAACGCCAATGGGACCCTTTGTAGAGCGTGAGGATATGGAAGACATGGGAACTAAGCCAGGAAACCTTTTCGATACGGACTCGGTTGACACACCAAACCCTCGTCACCCCTTCTTTTTTCAGGAAGAGAATGGTGACAAGTATTTGTTCTATACCAGTAATGTTGCAGGCGACGTTAAATCTGCTGTGTATTGCTTACCGTTGTCAGCCAGCGGACAACGAATCCCGGATTTTACGTCAATGAAGAAAGTCGCTTCTGCAGATTTCGATGGCGTTCTGATCCAGAAAAAGGATAACTTTTACTATCTTTTTGGGACACGCGTGAACGGCAATAGCTCGACGATTATAGTAGGCAGATCGGCAAACCTCTTAGGCCCGTATGTAGATAAAACCGGAGGAGATCTGATGGTAGGAACAAATGGAACAATATTCGCGGAAGCCAATGCACTATTTAGCTCTCCCGGCCATAACTCTAAGATCTTTACAGATAAGAGCAAAGAAGATTGGATAATGTTCCACGTTATAGACAGTCGCGATCCAAAATTCACTAACAATTTGGATAAGAAGCCGCTAGTACTGGCCAGGATTGTTTGGAACAATGGTTGGCCTGAACTGGTATCGGACTATCTGACGGAAAAGGAACTGATCGGACCTAACTTCTATTAA
- a CDS encoding alkaline phosphatase family protein, which produces MNNLKNIIWAIALLFLSASAHAKHSKLRQIKTLIVFFDGLRPDYITPELMPNLYAFKKQSVLATQHHSVFPTVTRLNSAAYSTGSYPAKTGILGNKVYFPQVDKVKGLNTGDASDLLRIDSATNGKLLTTITFGEVMEAAGKRFMVFSSGSSGQALLQNPTVSAGAIVNPDMILPESYKETVYKAVGQFTSHDDHSAKHIWATDALIRLGLQTGGPEVCALWMSDPDHTTHADGIGTPSAVAALKLVDEQFGKVIRHLKSQKLDEVYNVIVSADHGFVTHVGKKTITAHLIEKRLKESKTSEDVVVADGAIYVKNHNPDVIKKIVTSLQEAKFIGAIFTKGKKPGDTKGWVDGTISYETIHWDHPTRASDILVAEYWDNRKNKFGYEGAGFAGGPAGHGGSSPYEVHIALMGSGPGFKKNTETNLPTSNIDIVPTILHLLNVPIPQQMDGRVVYEMLKENPPVSAPSLAKTENVVSSIHASWGTYKTTVQRTILGKYTYIDFAKTERVFSKP; this is translated from the coding sequence ATGAATAACCTAAAAAATATAATCTGGGCGATTGCTTTATTATTTCTTTCAGCAAGTGCCCATGCAAAGCATTCAAAACTCAGACAAATTAAAACCTTAATCGTATTTTTTGATGGTTTGCGGCCCGACTATATAACACCTGAACTTATGCCCAACTTATACGCTTTTAAAAAACAAAGTGTTTTAGCTACACAGCATCACAGTGTTTTTCCAACTGTAACACGATTAAACTCGGCCGCGTACTCGACTGGCTCTTACCCGGCTAAGACAGGCATCCTGGGCAATAAGGTGTATTTTCCACAGGTTGATAAGGTGAAAGGCCTGAACACCGGGGACGCCAGTGATTTGTTACGTATTGACAGTGCAACAAATGGAAAACTGCTAACCACCATCACCTTCGGCGAAGTGATGGAAGCAGCAGGTAAGAGATTTATGGTATTCAGCTCTGGTTCGTCAGGACAGGCTCTGTTACAAAACCCTACTGTGAGCGCAGGCGCCATTGTCAACCCCGATATGATCTTGCCAGAATCGTACAAAGAAACCGTATACAAAGCTGTTGGCCAGTTTACCAGTCATGACGATCATTCAGCAAAACACATCTGGGCTACAGATGCATTAATAAGGCTAGGCTTACAAACGGGCGGTCCCGAGGTGTGTGCACTCTGGATGTCAGATCCTGATCACACAACACATGCCGATGGTATCGGTACCCCCTCTGCTGTAGCAGCGCTCAAACTGGTGGATGAGCAATTTGGTAAAGTGATCAGGCATTTAAAAAGTCAGAAATTGGATGAAGTGTATAATGTTATCGTTTCTGCAGACCATGGCTTCGTGACTCATGTCGGGAAGAAAACGATCACAGCTCATTTGATTGAAAAAAGACTCAAAGAAAGCAAAACCTCTGAAGACGTGGTGGTAGCAGACGGAGCAATTTATGTAAAGAACCATAACCCGGACGTGATTAAGAAGATTGTCACCTCACTTCAGGAAGCGAAATTTATCGGCGCAATATTTACAAAAGGCAAGAAACCAGGCGACACCAAAGGCTGGGTTGACGGAACTATTTCTTATGAAACCATTCACTGGGACCACCCAACGCGTGCTTCCGACATACTGGTGGCCGAGTACTGGGATAACCGCAAAAACAAATTTGGGTATGAGGGCGCCGGTTTTGCAGGTGGCCCTGCAGGCCATGGTGGTTCTAGCCCCTATGAAGTACATATTGCTTTGATGGGATCGGGCCCAGGCTTCAAGAAGAATACTGAAACTAACTTACCAACTTCTAATATTGATATTGTTCCAACAATACTGCACCTGCTCAACGTTCCAATACCACAACAGATGGATGGTAGAGTTGTCTACGAAATGTTGAAAGAAAATCCGCCTGTGTCTGCCCCATCACTGGCAAAAACCGAGAATGTTGTTAGCAGTATCCATGCATCGTGGGGAACTTACAAAACGACAGTACAACGAACCATTTTAGGCAAGTATACTTATATTGACTTTGCTAAAACTGAGCGTGTATTCTCTAAGCCCTGA
- a CDS encoding DDE-type integrase/transposase/recombinase, giving the protein MIVSQFNHMVPSSTLLSWMGMPGSVYYYKNRNGKRGAKPSTHTFKLDGSRVENQVVVEEIKDILSQEFCCYGYENVTQELRKQEYYINEKKVYRLMDEQNLLLGKVIRTSGKRKFVQHRKIQASYPMEYLCLDIKYIYVHADKRNYYLLTILDVFSRKTVDQIFQKSIRQLDVINAFRRIRQQYGIKGVTIRNDNGSQFIANSVKQYLRAAEANQEFTHIATPEENSYIEAFHSIVQREVVDRFEFDSFYHAKHTLAAHRSWYDNRRNHRNIGMTPLQKWEQNIHITEKKRAERTELQDINKMASELSPDINKYYTTNSLLLSNL; this is encoded by the coding sequence ATGATCGTCTCTCAGTTCAATCATATGGTTCCTTCCAGCACGCTTTTATCCTGGATGGGTATGCCTGGCAGTGTGTATTATTATAAAAACAGAAACGGTAAGCGGGGTGCAAAGCCCAGTACCCATACTTTTAAACTAGATGGCTCCAGGGTGGAAAACCAGGTAGTAGTTGAAGAAATAAAAGACATTTTATCGCAGGAATTCTGTTGTTACGGTTATGAAAATGTCACCCAGGAGTTGCGTAAACAGGAATATTATATCAATGAGAAAAAGGTCTACCGGTTAATGGATGAACAGAACCTCTTATTAGGCAAAGTGATCCGGACAAGCGGAAAACGCAAGTTCGTTCAGCACCGTAAGATTCAGGCCTCTTATCCAATGGAATATCTTTGCTTGGATATTAAATACATCTATGTGCATGCCGATAAACGAAATTATTACCTGTTAACCATTCTGGATGTATTTTCCCGAAAAACGGTTGATCAGATCTTTCAGAAAAGCATCCGGCAGTTGGATGTAATTAACGCTTTCAGAAGAATCAGGCAGCAATACGGTATCAAAGGAGTTACTATCAGAAATGATAATGGATCCCAGTTTATCGCTAACAGCGTGAAGCAATACTTAAGAGCTGCCGAAGCTAATCAGGAGTTTACTCACATTGCTACACCAGAAGAAAACTCTTATATCGAGGCTTTCCACAGCATTGTTCAGCGGGAAGTGGTAGACCGGTTTGAGTTCGACAGCTTTTATCACGCAAAGCACACACTTGCAGCGCACCGCTCCTGGTACGATAACAGAAGAAATCACCGAAACATTGGTATGACCCCGTTACAGAAGTGGGAACAGAATATTCATATAACCGAAAAGAAAAGGGCAGAAAGAACGGAACTACAAGATATCAATAAAATGGCCTCCGAATTATCCCCAGATATAAACAAATATTACACAACTAATTCATTATTATTGTCCAACTTATAA
- a CDS encoding transposase, whose amino-acid sequence MKRERRAFTPEDRLSIIQEGEREGITSTCRKYNLAPSLYARWKKKYQSKGMEGLKPAYHRVDPEVRALEEENERLKRIIARQALEIEVKSELLKKTPIQTKTRR is encoded by the coding sequence ATGAAAAGAGAAAGAAGGGCGTTCACCCCTGAAGACAGGCTTTCTATCATTCAAGAAGGCGAACGAGAGGGAATCACATCCACTTGCCGTAAGTATAATTTAGCACCCTCACTGTATGCCAGATGGAAGAAGAAGTATCAGAGTAAAGGCATGGAAGGTTTGAAGCCAGCCTATCACCGGGTGGATCCGGAGGTAAGAGCTCTGGAAGAGGAGAATGAGCGGTTAAAACGGATCATTGCCAGACAGGCCCTGGAGATAGAAGTAAAATCTGAGCTTTTAAAAAAAACTCCCATTCAAACCAAGACAAGAAGATGA
- a CDS encoding glycoside hydrolase family 16 protein, whose translation MCRLSTNHEVNSMNNKFFISKILISGSLIIMFSFCKKGSGADPEDKKEEQKESSGTPEYVIKDYKMVWNDEFNGTTLDLTKWNYRQDGVVRKLGTVNKETISLDGKGNVLITVFRDNKGIYNIGQISTEGLYATRYGYFECRVKLQKSLGPHTAFWLQSPTYGRTAGNPDKDGVEIDIFEYHRSAPTKVYFNTHWDGHGDYHKNYGNNITLPAIVDGYHTFGLEWNENEYTFYVDGKKGWSSNQAISRTDQFIILSAELTGWGGDPALGTFPDAVAFDYVRVYKKK comes from the coding sequence ATGTGCAGATTATCAACGAATCATGAAGTAAATTCTATGAACAACAAGTTCTTCATTTCGAAAATATTGATCAGCGGTTCTCTAATAATTATGTTTTCCTTTTGTAAAAAAGGATCTGGTGCAGATCCAGAAGACAAAAAGGAAGAACAAAAAGAAAGCTCCGGCACTCCAGAATATGTAATTAAGGATTACAAAATGGTTTGGAATGACGAGTTTAATGGCACCACATTGGATCTCACCAAATGGAATTACAGACAAGACGGTGTAGTCAGAAAGCTCGGAACGGTAAATAAAGAAACCATCTCACTTGATGGTAAAGGCAATGTTTTAATTACCGTTTTTAGGGACAATAAGGGAATATACAATATCGGCCAGATATCTACCGAAGGACTATATGCTACCAGGTACGGTTATTTTGAATGCAGAGTTAAGTTGCAGAAAAGCCTTGGTCCTCATACCGCTTTCTGGCTTCAGTCGCCTACTTATGGCAGAACAGCCGGCAATCCTGATAAAGACGGGGTTGAAATTGATATTTTCGAATACCATCGCTCAGCACCTACTAAAGTGTATTTCAATACACATTGGGATGGCCATGGCGACTATCATAAAAATTACGGCAACAACATTACCCTTCCAGCTATAGTAGATGGTTATCATACTTTCGGATTAGAATGGAACGAAAATGAATATACATTTTACGTTGACGGTAAAAAGGGATGGAGTTCCAATCAAGCAATATCACGCACCGACCAATTCATAATCCTTAGTGCGGAACTTACAGGTTGGGGAGGAGATCCTGCCTTAGGAACATTCCCTGATGCAGTTGCGTTTGACTATGTTAGGGTATACAAAAAGAAATAG